Within Ipomoea triloba cultivar NCNSP0323 chromosome 9, ASM357664v1, the genomic segment TTGCCTTGTTCTTCTGGATGCTGCCAAGTCTGAAACTTACACTGTAGGCGATGGAGATGAGTGGAGCTCGGGAACAAACTATGTTGCCTGGTCGGAAAAACACAAGTTCATGGCCGACGACGTTATTGGTACGACCACGTacttcaattcatttcattctttttaattatttgaagatAGAATTTGATTTTGTTTGCATTGGTGCAGTGTTCAAGTATGTTAAGGGGCAACATAACGTGTACGAGGTAACAGAGTCTACGTACGAGTCATGCGACACAAGCAGTGGAGTTTTAGGGAAATATGAAAGCGGAAACGACCAAGTGAAGCTGAAGGAAGCAAGAAAGTACTGGTTCGTATGCGACAAGGACGGGCATTGTCTGGGAGGAATGAGGTTTGGGATTAATGTAATGAAAAGTGGAGGCCAAACCACAAATTCTTCTTCAAATCCAACTCCTCCTAATACTAATCATCACCACACTACTTCTGCTTCTTCTAAAATGTGGGCTCATTCTATTCTTTGCTCTCTTCTACCACTcggaatattttttattaacattcttaattattaaggaccttgtggtccagtggtatcaaacccttccctttatattggAGGTGgtgggtgggttcgagtctcagtagagTCAatagtagttatgaacagatattgcattgtaatagagttagtagtattaaaaaaaaaaaaacattcttaattattaatattattatgtactccaatatataataaatgaattgaaaatgATTCCTCCACccatcaataataaattaaagcaagTACACTTCATCAAGTTTAGTTAAGTTAGGTACGTTGTGAATTATTTGTGATGCACTTTCAatcaatagaaaaaaaatcatgaaattaATTCGAAGCAATATAATATTCACATGCATGCTTTTGAGGAACATTGTACTATATTCTTGCTCATCATGCATTCCGACTGATAGTACTAAGTAAATTATGAAGATGTTTTGGTTTCAGaatcaaaatggaaaaatgtGATTCCGGTTTCTGTTGGCTTCTTGATTTTGAGctatggcttttttttttttctttttttttttctttttttttaactagGAAAATTGGTTTCTGTTGGCTTCTTGATTTCGAGCTAAGGtggtaatttatatatatatatatatatatattagaaaactCACAATTACTATTAAAAGTTGTTTTATCTGATAAGTTAGTTTCGtgagtgaaaaaaaaatgggcGAGAATTGAAGTATGGAGATTAGGGGTTTGATGAATAGAGTAGTGAGTGATGTGATGGGGGCATCCTAACCTCACAAGTCACATGGGATGGGAGGCGTGTTCCAAAGTGGGTGCCAGCCAGCCAGTGTGGAGGTGCAGGCCAGGCCGGTCATCACTCACTCTCTTCTTTAACCTTTTTGTTTCACCACTGTGCAGTCCCTACTGTTCCTTGTCGTCAAGTCCAAAAGGGCCACAGGGCTCTTCAATCCAATTGTCATGCCAGATTGGCCACCCACACCACTAGCTTTTTTGAGAAACATAACTTCATTAATTCAAATCAAAGTACAAATCATCGACAATAAAAGAATGTTTCTAGCTTAATCTAACTAATACACAACGCCATCTTTATTCATTACGccatcattttccttttcccaTTTTCCTCCTtcaatacaaatttataatcaCAAGATCACAAGTTTGAATTCTAGCATTTTTAGTTTGATTCGGTCAATTAATGACAACTTgggttattttgttttttatgattttttatcAATTGCTATCACAAGACGAGAATGCTCTAGTGGAAAATTGCGATAACCGCATAGCATTAGCATATGCTccttaaacttaaaaaaaaaaaaaaaaaaaaaaaaaaaaaaaaaaaaaaaaaacctttttttgtttgttggGTTTTCCAGATGGACACGTGTCGTGAGGCAAACAGCAGTATAGGTATAGGGACCGGTCAATGCGACTTTCGAAAAAGGTAAAAAGAAAGATCAGAAGCGGTTCAAAATTCGAAAGCATcgtttgattgattgattgacaGCACGCAATTTTCCAACACTAcacatacattattattatgccAATGTTGTTCTACGTTAACCATTGTTGGTCGGAATTAAAGATGCATGCGCACACCCTATTATACTCcatcataatatattttgattgtATGTCTTAAACAATATATATCTTTGAAATTCTATTAGTTAGTAGATGGTAAATTCATTCTAGTCCCTAggcattttttaatataataataatacatgcaCATTTCTTTACTTTAATTTAGCCAGAAGAGGCCTGGCCTGGGCGGCCGGGCTATATAAGCATCgaagaaaggaaagaaagaaaacaaaagagaagagtATTTGTATTCCTAGCAAGCAAAGCAGCACAGCTCCAATACCAAATACTCCTACATGAATAGATAGATACACACCACCACTCACAGCAACGCCCAACGGCCGGcctaacaccaaaattaaacatacattgtctcaaacaaatataataatataatagcaAATGATTAAACAGACAATAATAATTAAGACTAAGCCATGCCaattcaaagattgatttagaATTAATATGGTGTGGTGAGTTGGATCAGTTGGTTGGGTTGCTGCGGAAAGATCCCAAAGCCTTGATAGCCGCAGCTCTTAAGATGTACTGGTGGTAAGCCGCTGCCGCCAACGCTCCAACAAACGGTCCAACCCAGAAGATCCACTGCACACATGtcatttcatttcaacaaattttttttttttcatatataaaccaattaattaattaattaatggagcTGAGCTGAGGGGGGTCCGTCGTCTTACGTGGTCATCCCACACTTTGCCATTGTTGAAGATGACGGCGGCGCCAAAGCTCCTGGCGGGGTTGATGCCCGTGCCGGTGATGGGGATGGTAGCCAAGTGAACCATGAACACCGCAAACCCTATGGGGAGAGGAGCCAAAACCTACACCCCCAaactaacattatattatattataataatatatatgcacaaCTAACAtacacaaattaattaaacaagctGATAATTAAGCTAAGCTAGCCATCCAGtgagatatatattatatgatgtaGTAGTAGGAGGAGGAGGATAGTTACATACAGGGATATGAGAGTCGCGGGCGTTCCTCTTGGGGTCGGTGGCTGAAAACACGGTGTAAACCAGGACAAAAGTTCCAATAATCTCAGCACCCAAAGCGGAGCCCCGGGTGTAGCCATGGGCAACCGAGTTTGCACCGCCGCCTTGTCTGTTATAGGAATCCTTCATGAACGCCTTCACCAGCCCTACTCCGCAAATGCCACCCAAACACTGTGCTACCATATACAACACAGCCCTCACCAGAGACACCTTCCGAGCCAGAAACAACCCAAATGTCACCGCCGGGTTTATGTGTCCACCTACGTATAGTAAGTAGTACACACTTCACTTTACcacttatatataataatactcattaaaattaaaaaaaaaaaaacatattttttttcaccTGAAATTCCGGCAGTGCAGTAGACGAGGACGAAGATCATGCCACCAAAGGCCCATGCTATGCCAAGAAGGCCAACGCCGCCGCATGGGCCGCCTGCGGTTTGTTGTTCCTTGTGGCCGATGACGGTGGCTACGGTGACGTAGAGGAAGAGGAGTGTAGCTATGAACTCGGCTATGACGGCGCGGTAGAATGACCAGAGCTTGAGCTCGCTCAAGTCCAAGAGCGGTGCAGGTGGTGGGTCCACGTAGTCCTTGCCAACGTGGTGGGGAGCCTGTCCCTCTTCGCTCACTTCCTTAGACATCTTCTTCTTCTAGCTAGCTAGGCACTGAGGGTTGAGTTGAAGAAGCTGAACAGAAGGGGTTAGGAGGATCTTATTGACAGAGgcaagggcattttgggaagcttaaatttcaaaaaagtaaaatgCCAAAACCAGTGGGGACCATTGAAGAAGAGACAGAGTAGAGTAGagtagagtagagtagagaGGTGAAGTGGGCCCATAAAGACAGCGAAACCATGTGATGCCTAATCATACCTTGGGCTTCGTTCTGCTCGCTTACCCAACGGAAAacctcctttctttctttctttcactcTACTATTCACGTCTCGTCTTtttgtaaaaacaaaaaacctatTCTCATCCATAATTCACTTCCatactaattttttattattaattaataatataatataatgcaattcaatttttgtttaatcTTACGTTGTAGTGTAACGGTAGAGTTAGGAAGAAAGGTAGACGAGCACGTGCCCACATCAGACGTTTTGGAGATTGGACACGCAGCTAGGTTGCATGTCTAATATCTGTACACCCCAATAAGGCAACAatttgcaacttttttttttcttttcttaaataaataaatatttcacaTCCGATCCTTATCCATCCATACTTAATTGCTACCCTGGCGTCACATCCTTTCTACCAATTTCATCCAATATTCCATAATTAATTGCACCAACTAAACTACCATAtacttgaaattaaaaaaaagtgcgTCAATATGTGCTACAccaattatatatgttaatcaAATATTACTACTTTCTTTTGTAATCAAATCAAAGAAAAAGTCACCACGCTTTTACATATTGTTTGTAATATAGccaataattaaaaatcatattgTGGCATCATATGTTCCGTTCTTCCATACTTTAGCTAAGCCATGATAGAAGCAatactttattatatttgaataagaAGAAGATTATAAAGATATTTTGGTTGGGTGTTTTATTAGTTGTACGTATGGTCTGTCATCCCTGTACTTTCATCCTGTCTCCTTCTCCTTAATGGAattttatatagaaaataaaaagattattgTTATCTTCAAATCTTAGTTATGCAAAGCTATAGTCGGGCAGTTAGgaggagggagggagggagggagtatcattttatattattattatatttaagaaATAGTGTAGATATGATAATATTCCGTCCCCCAGGCAGATTGCAGAATTGTCAGTGCAGTCAAAAGGATTAGTTTCAGCCTCCTTGTGGCCTAGAACACAAGaatctttttgtttatatatattattattattattgtgtggcTCGAAAACgtgttgtgttgtgttgtaATTATGTTCCCCACTCTCTCAATTCTTTCTAATTTCTATGATGTTTGTTATCAATGCTCAGCCCAACCCCAAAGTCTCTTCATTCTTTAAAGTTCAACCTGCTGCTGCCTTCAGCATTTGCAATCCACagattcaaataataataataatgatgatgatgataataataataaggtttgAATACAAAGTGATTctgaagagaagagaagagcaGAGCAGAGAGTAAAAAAATCGTGATGGATGCAATGGCGTAATACAGACCACGGCCATGGATGCAATGCTATACAAGGAGGCAATAATATGCGGAAAACTGCAGCAGCATCCTTCCTGGTTATCAGCCAAGCCTGGCCTTCACATTACAACAAGAATGTCCGTCTTCAAACAACATTCTTTCCTAGTAATGAATGAATGCTATGCTGGAGCTCCAATGTTACGGTCTGTGCACCACTTGTGATACAACCCAATGAACCTAGTTATTAACACCACAACAACCATGCAATtagttttccattttccataTCAATCATGAGgaacatatttaattaatttgaagctAGCTAGCTTACGATGTTGTTTTCTGGGGTTCTCCAATAGAAGCCTTGTGCAGCAATGAAAGCTATATTAGAGGTTAAGAAGATGAAAATGGTTAGGGAATGCTTTCCCATCCACTCTAATGCCAACGTTAGCCGCCTCTGCCCACAAACATCAACCTTTAACATACATCAACAGCAAACGCGTTAACAATATCGCACCACTACTATAATGTTTGTTACTACTATGTGAATATGAGCTAGCTGCAATATAATTTCAACACTAACCAGTAGGTACAGAGCACATAACGTGATTCCAGCAGTTGctgaggtaaccatcatgtaaCTTATTGAGTACAAAGATTTGTTCAGAGGTATACCTGTTAGGCAAATATCAGAAATAATTAATGTGAAGTTTACAAGTCATGCTGTAAAGATCATTTATCAGGTCTGACAAACATGCTTATAGTGGAGACATACCTATGAGCGCAAGGAACAATCCAACAACCAAAACTGGAAATGAAAGCATGGCCCAATTGTACAACCGTTCTTTATGGTCCTGTTAGTAAAACAATTATATCAGTTTGATCTTCTCAACATTTGATTGATGTTTCAGGTAGGCAAAGCTCTGTAAAGGATAAACCACAAATGCCTTACCTTCAACTGTATGAGGATGTGACCAAACTGGAGTCCAAAAATGCAGGCCACAGCAGCCATTAGTGAGCTGTTCATAGAGGAATGGAAAAGCTGCTTACATGTGACTAACACATCCTAAAATAATGAATAAACAaaataatcttttataattacaGAATCAGTGCATAGCAGGAAACTTGAATTGAGGCGTGAGATAGATAAAAGAAAGATGGAATCTTTACCTTAAAATACCTTCAGGTTCAAAGGGAGCATAACACCATGAAGGTGGATTGGATACCTTGCATTCCTATGAAGAGCAACATTATtagttatataaaaataatactacaATGCAGAGATATGATTTTGTGCAGATAATAATGGGGAAAAAGTTACCTCCAGATTTCTATATACAGGTTTCCCATAGAGATGATCAATTCCAAGAATATAACGATCTATCATTGCAGCTGAATTACAGGCAGGTCCTATATCACCTCTAACAGAACAATTAACCTGTAAGTGGCAAAACAAACTATCTAAATTCCAATACCATCAATTTCTTGTGAAGTTCAGTAGGAAATTTCAAGAGGCCGATTCTAATTAACACAATATATTAGTAccataagaatgaattgaagTTTACTCAAATAACAGATTTAGTGAGTAGGACAAAGGAGAAAGCTGCTTCCCTAACCTTGTAAACAT encodes:
- the LOC116029408 gene encoding heparan-alpha-glucosaminide N-acetyltransferase-like, whose protein sequence is MSEDQPLLKDLEAGKMSDAKKSIAAATTKRSSAARVASLDVFRGLCVFLMMLVDYGGSVFPIIAHCPWNGLHLADFVMPFFLFVAGVSLAIVYKNVSNRLEASRKVVLKGLKLFVLGIFLQGGYLHGITSLTYGVSIERIRWLGILQRIAVGFVVAALCEIWLPCRKKTKGGFFLNYIWHWCTVLALSAIYMGLLYGLYVPNWQFSVPQTTSLHSSNESHVYKVNCSVRGDIGPACNSAAMIDRYILGIDHLYGKPVYRNLEECKVSNPPSWCYAPFEPEGILSSLMAAVACIFGLQFGHILIQLKDHKERLYNWAMLSFPVLVVGLFLALIGIPLNKSLYSISYMMVTSATAGITLCALYLLVDVCGQRRLTLALEWMGKHSLTIFIFLTSNIAFIAAQGFYWRTPENNIEVSEEGQAPHHVGKDYVDPPPAPLLDLSELKLWSFYRAVIAEFIATLLFLYVTVATVIGHKEQQTAGGPCGGVGLLGIAWAFGGMIFVLVYCTAGISGGHINPAVTFGLFLARKVSLVRAVLYMVAQCLGGICGVGLVKAFMKDSYNRQGGGANSVAHGYTRGSALGAEIIGTFVLVYTVFSATDPKRNARDSHIPVLAPLPIGFAVFMVHLATIPITGTGINPARSFGAAVIFNNGKVWDDHWIFWVGPFVGALAAAAYHQYILRAAAIKALGSFRSNPTN
- the LOC116030780 gene encoding basic blue protein-like, whose translation is MVTQVIKLLNSFIPLSLSSRIFLICLVLLDAAKSETYTVGDGDEWSSGTNYVAWSEKHKFMADDVIVFKYVKGQHNVYEVTESTYESCDTSSGVLGKYESGNDQVKLKEARKYWFVCDKDGHCLGGMRFGINVMKSGGQTTNSSSNPTPPNTNHHHTTSASSKMWAHSILCSLLPLGIFFINILNY